One window of the Saccopteryx bilineata isolate mSacBil1 chromosome 2, mSacBil1_pri_phased_curated, whole genome shotgun sequence genome contains the following:
- the YDJC gene encoding carbohydrate deacetylase isoform X1 has protein sequence MQQRAEAEMAWPRVRLVVTADDFGYCPRRDEGIVEAFLAGAVTSVSLLVNGAATESAAELARRHQIPTGLHANLSEGRPVGPARHGASSLLSPEGFFLGKMGFRQAVAAEDVALSQVREELEAQLSRFQELLGRNPTHVDGHQHVHVLPGVCQVFAEALQAHGVCFTRLPLERGLGRCTWLEAPARAFACAVERDAQAAIGPFSRSGLRWTDAFVGLSTCGRHMSAHHLSGALARALEGIPTGHSLTAELMAHPGYPSVPPAGGCGEGPDAFSCSWERLHELRVLTEPTLRARLAQDGVQLCAFHDLDYKKPGEGVPGEATLETFLESS, from the exons ATGCAGCAGCGGGCGGAGGCAGAGATGGCCTGGCCGCGTGTGCGGCTGGTAGTCACCGCCGACGACTTTGGTTACTGTCCGCGGCGGGATGAGGGCATCGTAGAGGCCTTCCTGGCTGGGGCTGTAACCAGCGTGTCCCTGCTGGTCAACGGCGCGGCGACGGAGAGCGCTGCGGAACTGGCCCGCAG GCACCAAATCCCCACGGGACTCCACGCCAACCTGTCCGAGGGCCGCCCTGTGGGCCCGGCCCGCCACGGAGCCTCGTCTCTGCTCAGCCCCGAAGGCTTCTTCCTCGGCAAGATGGGATTCCGGCAGGCGGTGGCAGCGGAAGATGTGGCCTTGTCCCAG GTGCGGGAAGAGCTGGAGGCACAGCTGAGCCGCTTTCAGGAATTACTGGGCAGGAACCCCACTCATGTGGATGGGCACCAGCACGTTCACGTGCTCCCAG GTGTGTGCCAGGTGTTCGCAGAGGCGCTGCAGGCTCACGGGGTGTGCTTCACCCGGCTGCCACTGGAGCGTGGATTGGGCCGCTGCACCTGGCTCGAGGCCCCAGCGCGTGCCTTTGCGTGTGCGGTGGAGCGTGACGCCCAGGCTGCCATAGGCCCCTTCTCCCGCAGCGGCCTAAG GTGGACTGATGCCTTCGTGGGCCTGAGCACCTGTGGCCGGCACATGTCTGCTCATCACTTGTCAGGGGCATTGGCTCGGGCCCTGGAAGGTATACCCACAGGCCACTCCCTGACAGCTGAGCTGATGGCCCATCCTGGCTACCCCAGTGTACCTCCAGCTGGAGGCTGCGGTGAGGGCCCTGATGCCTTTTCCTGTTCTTGGGAGCGGCTGCATGAGCTGCGTGTTCTCACTGAGCCCACGCTGCGGGCCCGGCTTGCCCAGGATGGTGTACAGCTCTGTGCCTTCCATGACCTAGACTACAAGAAACCTGGGGAAGGGGTCCCTGGTGAAGCCACTTTGGAAACCTTCCTGGAGTCCTCCTAA
- the YDJC gene encoding carbohydrate deacetylase isoform X2, producing MQQRAEAEMAWPRVRLVVTADDFGYCPRRDEGIVEAFLAGAVTSVSLLVNGAATESAAELARRHQIPTGLHANLSEGRPVGPARHGASSLLSPEGFFLGKMGFRQAVAAEDVALSQVREELEAQLSRFQELLGRNPTHVDGHQHVHVLPARRCVPGVRRGAAGSRGVLHPAATGAWIGPLHLARGPSACLCVCGGA from the exons ATGCAGCAGCGGGCGGAGGCAGAGATGGCCTGGCCGCGTGTGCGGCTGGTAGTCACCGCCGACGACTTTGGTTACTGTCCGCGGCGGGATGAGGGCATCGTAGAGGCCTTCCTGGCTGGGGCTGTAACCAGCGTGTCCCTGCTGGTCAACGGCGCGGCGACGGAGAGCGCTGCGGAACTGGCCCGCAG GCACCAAATCCCCACGGGACTCCACGCCAACCTGTCCGAGGGCCGCCCTGTGGGCCCGGCCCGCCACGGAGCCTCGTCTCTGCTCAGCCCCGAAGGCTTCTTCCTCGGCAAGATGGGATTCCGGCAGGCGGTGGCAGCGGAAGATGTGGCCTTGTCCCAG GTGCGGGAAGAGCTGGAGGCACAGCTGAGCCGCTTTCAGGAATTACTGGGCAGGAACCCCACTCATGTGGATGGGCACCAGCACGTTCACGTGCTCCCAG CCCGCAGGTGTGTGCCAGGTGTTCGCAGAGGCGCTGCAGGCTCACGGGGTGTGCTTCACCCGGCTGCCACTGGAGCGTGGATTGGGCCGCTGCACCTGGCTCGAGGCCCCAGCGCGTGCCTTTGCGTGTGCGGTGGAGCGTGA